The Candidatus Binatia bacterium genome contains a region encoding:
- a CDS encoding type II toxin-antitoxin system VapC family toxin, giving the protein MSYLTARKSLDPIAVAHQAVTRRWWRRRKRFDLYCSQVVVSEAGEGDAQAARRRMAALKGVPSLETSDAVKGLAAALVKAAALPKKATEDALHIALATVHGMDYLLTWNCTHIANAEIRNVVAAVAYDHGYGIPVICTPEELMGE; this is encoded by the coding sequence GTGAGCTACCTCACCGCGCGCAAGAGCCTCGACCCCATCGCTGTTGCACACCAGGCCGTGACGCGCCGCTGGTGGCGGCGCCGCAAGCGGTTTGACCTCTATTGTTCCCAGGTGGTCGTAAGCGAAGCCGGCGAGGGCGATGCCCAGGCTGCACGACGCCGGATGGCGGCGCTCAAGGGAGTGCCGTCACTGGAGACCAGTGATGCCGTCAAAGGGTTGGCGGCCGCGCTTGTGAAGGCAGCAGCCCTACCGAAGAAGGCTACCGAGGACGCGCTTCACATCGCACTGGCAACGGTTCACGGCATGGACTACCTGCTCACATGGAACTGTACGCACATCGCGAATGCGGAGATTCGCAACGTGGTGGCCGCCGTTGCCTACGACCATGGCTATGGCATTCCGGTCATCTGTACACCAGAAGAGCTTATGGGAGAGTGA